The following proteins are encoded in a genomic region of Flammeovirga pectinis:
- a CDS encoding SulP family inorganic anion transporter, with protein MQKKSFITPWLFKYKKKYLGSDISAGLTVGIMLIPQGIAYASVAGMPAVYGLYAAMIPQFTYALLGTSRQVSVGPVAIDSMLIAAAVSSIASSGEENYVSAALTLTFLIGILQLLFGIIRLGFLVNFMSKPVISGFTSAAAFVIGIDQLKNIFGVSIAQGGSTIENLWMTITQYNYFNWIAIILGIVGILLIRLTKKISAKIPGSLIAVITGLAFVYFFSPNIAILGEIPSGLPSFKVPDLSVGLITSMFPSALAISLIGYMESISVSKALQNKHKGEYQIDNNQEFIALGLGDVVSSLFGGFHGTGGFSRSAVNNQAGAKTNLANVISGLLLGLALLFLMPIFKFLPKTIIASIILVAVYGLIDTDYPKLLWKTKREDFYMLAFTFLLTLFVGIQIGIISGMILSIILLIRRTATPHIAVLEKLEGCNEYRNKDRFTDIEARDDILIIRQDAQLYFANSTYFYDRVMDEAKQKGKGLKLLVLHFGSVSNIDSTALASLEDVILELKQQGVKTYFSDMIGPVRDFLSKVGLIKNLGKDHFFLDVQSAIDFFDQKGNDQEIKINFERAIQSNEFKERNI; from the coding sequence ATGCAAAAGAAGAGTTTTATTACACCCTGGCTTTTCAAGTATAAAAAAAAGTATTTAGGTAGCGATATATCTGCAGGTTTAACTGTGGGGATAATGCTAATACCCCAAGGTATAGCATATGCAAGCGTTGCAGGTATGCCTGCTGTGTATGGTTTATATGCAGCAATGATTCCTCAGTTTACCTATGCTTTATTGGGTACTTCAAGACAAGTTTCTGTTGGTCCTGTAGCCATTGATTCTATGTTAATTGCAGCAGCTGTATCATCTATAGCTTCTTCTGGAGAAGAAAATTATGTATCAGCAGCATTAACATTAACCTTTTTAATAGGTATACTTCAATTGTTATTTGGTATTATCCGTTTAGGTTTTCTCGTTAACTTTATGAGTAAACCTGTAATTAGTGGTTTTACTTCTGCAGCAGCTTTTGTGATTGGAATAGATCAGCTTAAAAATATATTTGGTGTTTCAATAGCGCAAGGAGGGTCTACAATAGAAAATTTATGGATGACAATAACACAATACAATTATTTTAATTGGATTGCTATAATTTTAGGTATTGTAGGTATTCTCCTCATTAGGCTAACAAAGAAGATAAGTGCAAAAATACCTGGCTCTTTAATAGCTGTTATAACGGGTTTAGCTTTTGTGTATTTTTTCTCTCCTAATATTGCCATACTTGGAGAAATACCTAGTGGGTTGCCTTCTTTTAAAGTTCCAGATTTATCCGTTGGTTTAATTACTTCCATGTTTCCATCTGCCCTTGCCATTTCTTTAATAGGATATATGGAGTCTATTTCAGTGAGTAAAGCATTACAGAATAAACATAAAGGCGAATACCAAATAGATAACAACCAAGAGTTTATAGCTTTAGGTTTAGGGGATGTTGTGAGTTCATTATTTGGTGGATTCCATGGCACAGGTGGCTTTAGTAGGTCTGCAGTAAACAACCAAGCAGGAGCAAAAACTAATTTAGCAAATGTAATTAGTGGTTTACTTTTAGGCTTAGCTTTATTGTTTTTGATGCCTATTTTTAAGTTCCTTCCTAAAACAATAATAGCATCTATAATTTTAGTAGCAGTTTATGGTTTAATTGATACTGATTACCCAAAGTTATTATGGAAAACTAAGCGAGAAGATTTTTATATGCTTGCCTTTACATTTCTCCTTACTTTATTTGTTGGTATTCAGATTGGAATTATTTCAGGAATGATTTTGTCGATTATACTGTTGATACGAAGAACTGCAACGCCACATATTGCCGTTCTAGAAAAACTAGAAGGGTGTAATGAATATAGAAATAAAGACCGATTTACGGATATAGAAGCACGTGATGATATATTAATAATTCGTCAGGATGCTCAGTTGTACTTTGCAAATAGCACCTATTTCTATGATAGGGTAATGGATGAAGCAAAGCAAAAAGGGAAAGGACTTAAACTATTAGTTTTGCATTTTGGAAGTGTATCAAATATAGATTCAACGGCATTAGCAAGTTTAGAAGATGTGATTTTAGAGTTAAAACAACAAGGAGTGAAGACTTATTTTTCTGATATGATTGGTCCTGTAAGAGATTTCTTATCAAAAGTAGGATTAATCAAAAATTTAGGAAAAGACCATTTCTTCTTAGATGTACAGTCTGCAATAGATTTCTTTGATCAGAAAGGAAATGATCAAGAAATAAAAATTAACTTTGAGCGAGCGATTCAATCCAACGAATTTAAAGAAAGAAACATATAA
- the groL gene encoding chaperonin GroEL (60 kDa chaperone family; promotes refolding of misfolded polypeptides especially under stressful conditions; forms two stacked rings of heptamers to form a barrel-shaped 14mer; ends can be capped by GroES; misfolded proteins enter the barrel where they are refolded when GroES binds), translating to MAKNLHFDAEALDGLKKGVDALANAVKVTLGPKGRNVILEKSFGSPHVTKDGVSVAKEIELADPLQNMGAQLVKEVASKTADEAGDGTTTATVLTQAIFTTGIKNVAAGANPMDLKRGIDKAVKAIVAELKSTSKTVETNKEVEQIATISANNDAEIGTMIAEAMEKVGKDGVITVEEAKGTETEVKTVEGMQFDRGYLSPYFVTNTEKMEADMETPFILIYDKKVSTMKELLPVLEAVAQTGKPLVIIAEDVDSEALATLVVNKIRGALKVAAVKAPGFGDRRKAMLQDIAVLTGGTVISDETGMKLEDATIDMLGTAEKMIIDKDNTVVVNGAGSSEAVANRVAEIRVQMENTTSDYDKEKLQERLAKLAGGVAIIYIGAATETEMKEKKDRVDDALSATRAAVEEGIIVGGGTALLRASAILGQVETAHEDEAIGVQIIRTAIQSPLRTILENAGLEASVIVNKILEGEGAFGFNARTEEYQDLVAAGVIDPTKVTRLALEHAASVASLLLTTDCVVSNEKEEGAAAAPAMPPMGGGMPGMM from the coding sequence ATGGCAAAAAATCTTCATTTCGATGCTGAGGCACTCGATGGTTTAAAAAAAGGTGTTGATGCTTTAGCAAACGCAGTAAAAGTTACTTTAGGACCAAAAGGTCGTAATGTTATTCTTGAAAAATCATTTGGTTCACCTCACGTTACTAAAGATGGTGTATCTGTAGCGAAAGAAATCGAATTAGCAGATCCATTACAAAATATGGGTGCTCAATTAGTAAAAGAAGTTGCTTCTAAAACTGCTGATGAAGCAGGTGATGGTACAACTACTGCTACTGTATTAACACAAGCAATCTTCACTACGGGTATTAAAAATGTAGCTGCAGGTGCTAACCCAATGGATTTAAAACGTGGTATCGATAAAGCTGTTAAAGCAATCGTTGCTGAGTTAAAATCGACTTCTAAAACTGTTGAAACAAACAAAGAAGTTGAGCAAATTGCTACTATCTCTGCAAATAACGATGCTGAGATCGGAACAATGATCGCAGAAGCGATGGAAAAAGTTGGTAAAGATGGTGTAATTACTGTTGAAGAGGCTAAAGGTACTGAAACAGAAGTTAAAACTGTTGAAGGTATGCAATTTGACCGTGGTTACTTGTCTCCATACTTTGTGACAAACACAGAGAAAATGGAAGCTGACATGGAAACTCCATTTATCTTAATCTACGACAAGAAGGTTTCTACTATGAAAGAACTTCTTCCTGTATTGGAAGCTGTTGCTCAAACTGGTAAACCTTTAGTAATTATTGCAGAAGATGTAGACTCTGAAGCTTTAGCTACTTTAGTTGTAAACAAAATTCGTGGTGCATTAAAAGTTGCAGCTGTTAAAGCTCCAGGTTTTGGTGACCGTAGAAAAGCAATGTTGCAAGACATCGCTGTATTGACTGGTGGTACTGTAATCTCTGACGAGACTGGTATGAAACTAGAAGATGCAACAATCGACATGTTAGGTACTGCAGAGAAAATGATCATCGATAAAGACAACACTGTTGTTGTTAATGGTGCTGGTTCTTCTGAAGCTGTTGCTAACCGTGTTGCTGAAATCCGTGTACAAATGGAGAACACTACTTCAGATTACGATAAAGAAAAACTTCAAGAGCGTTTAGCGAAGTTAGCAGGTGGTGTAGCTATTATCTACATTGGTGCTGCTACTGAAACTGAAATGAAAGAGAAGAAAGACCGTGTTGATGATGCTTTATCTGCTACAAGAGCTGCAGTAGAAGAAGGTATTATTGTTGGTGGTGGTACTGCTTTATTGCGTGCTTCTGCTATCTTAGGTCAGGTTGAAACTGCTCATGAAGATGAAGCAATTGGTGTTCAAATTATCAGAACTGCTATCCAATCTCCTTTAAGAACTATCTTAGAGAATGCTGGACTTGAAGCATCTGTAATTGTAAATAAAATTTTAGAAGGCGAAGGTGCTTTCGGATTTAATGCACGTACAGAAGAATATCAAGATTTAGTTGCTGCAGGTGTTATTGACCCTACAAAAGTAACTCGTTTAGCTTTAGAGCATGCTGCTTCTGTTGCTTCTTTATTATTAACTACAGATTGTGTAGTTTCTAATGAGAAAGAAGAAGGTGCTGCTGCTGCTCCTGCTATGCCTCCAATGGGTGGTGGTATGCCAGGTATGATGTAA
- a CDS encoding MalY/PatB family protein, with the protein MNYNFDKPIDRLQTDSVKYGLRKVLFGTEDIIPLWVADMDLPTAPEITAALVERMQHPIYGYTLQGNLFWKAAIDWIKKRHNWEIKQHEFTFTPGIVPAIGFLVEALTNINEKVTIFSPVYGPFKDNIIGTGRELVDIPLINQNNYYYIDFETLENEMINGLKLIVFCNPQNPSGRVWNKEELQKLLLLCDQYDVNIISDEIHADLVLFDAIHIPLASLSEIGKKRVVTCMAPSKTFNLAGLNCAYLIFKNKELQRKYLAKVKHLHLDFGGIVATTSQIAAYNNGENWYQEVKKYFEGNINYIIEELSDSPITVMKTNATYLLWLDCRKISNNNKILKEFFHKKAKVGIQDGEMFGLAGQGFMRMNIACARSILKESVKRIKIALDK; encoded by the coding sequence ATGAACTATAACTTTGACAAACCAATAGATAGATTACAGACAGATTCTGTTAAATATGGCTTACGAAAAGTCCTATTTGGTACAGAAGATATTATCCCGCTCTGGGTTGCTGATATGGATTTACCTACAGCTCCTGAAATTACTGCAGCACTTGTAGAAAGAATGCAACATCCAATATACGGTTACACATTACAAGGAAATTTATTTTGGAAGGCAGCAATAGATTGGATTAAAAAGAGACACAACTGGGAGATTAAACAACATGAATTCACTTTTACACCAGGAATTGTTCCTGCAATTGGTTTTTTAGTTGAAGCACTTACCAATATCAATGAAAAAGTTACCATTTTTTCTCCAGTATATGGCCCTTTTAAAGATAACATAATTGGTACGGGTAGAGAATTAGTTGATATACCTCTAATTAATCAGAACAATTACTATTACATCGATTTCGAGACGTTAGAAAATGAAATGATTAATGGATTAAAATTAATTGTATTCTGTAACCCTCAAAATCCTTCTGGTAGAGTTTGGAATAAAGAAGAACTTCAGAAATTACTTCTATTATGTGATCAATATGATGTTAATATTATTTCAGACGAAATCCATGCAGATCTAGTACTTTTTGATGCTATACACATACCTTTAGCTAGTCTTTCAGAAATTGGAAAAAAGAGAGTCGTAACTTGTATGGCTCCTTCCAAAACATTCAATTTAGCAGGTTTAAATTGTGCCTATCTTATCTTTAAGAATAAAGAATTACAAAGAAAATATCTAGCTAAAGTAAAACATCTTCATTTAGATTTCGGGGGCATTGTAGCTACAACGTCTCAAATAGCTGCTTATAACAACGGAGAAAATTGGTACCAAGAAGTGAAGAAATATTTTGAAGGTAATATCAATTATATTATTGAAGAACTTTCTGACTCTCCCATCACTGTAATGAAAACAAACGCTACTTATTTACTCTGGTTAGACTGTAGAAAGATTTCAAACAATAATAAAATATTAAAAGAATTTTTTCATAAAAAAGCTAAAGTGGGTATTCAAGATGGAGAAATGTTTGGTTTAGCCGGACAAGGATTTATGAGAATGAATATTGCCTGTGCAAGGTCGATTTTAAAGGAATCTGTAAAAAGAATAAAAATTGCATTAGATAAATAA
- a CDS encoding lactonase family protein: protein MNKLFKKVSYALLIFIGFSCSNQVQESALAPTEEEASNIRMPFSQKTFLCDNKSGIANIYEIDYDFQGLSGDANLTKIASIKGHSHIAVSPDKRWVVVVGNGSGKITLVGIDTDNAGQLVGYLVQGKPRITQVDFDMDDKLFIAGKKFLEIATPVGGWGASEGSILAKTKYRSITGDLDIVTSDEEENLVDIEEEYFNEDDLKSTRPKFAGGDILFTQNSSETDGFEAEHLVSFTRHQKGKAMLVKIGTKNGKPHVQSKLLFKLNGQKKVTGAALVGDNHFIVSANGQTKFKIYSFSGDVIATPTIKLDGSNFKHANGDLASTQSFDKNSINDVDNALSSKEIDGEYFGEWYRGYNDAHQYAEMKLYRPGVSIQNYPSLDLSEDNFNISKESRRNSANADLADYRKNAAKFTSLGKNDGYALLRFPAALTVSDKTTIQVVETTWGKLANYESQADATTAYNELASVYVKVSTDRFYTQGFENNDWIKIGDAHIANNEFTLSNINGIEVGDKIQWIKIVDDQSKTGDGFDINFISSFEK, encoded by the coding sequence ATGAACAAGCTATTTAAAAAGGTGTCGTATGCCTTACTAATTTTCATTGGCTTTTCTTGTAGTAATCAAGTGCAAGAAAGCGCACTAGCTCCTACAGAAGAAGAGGCTTCTAACATTAGAATGCCATTTAGCCAAAAAACTTTTCTTTGCGATAATAAATCTGGAATCGCAAATATTTATGAAATCGACTATGATTTCCAAGGTTTATCTGGTGATGCAAACCTAACTAAAATCGCGTCTATCAAAGGACATAGCCATATTGCTGTTTCTCCTGATAAAAGATGGGTTGTAGTTGTTGGTAATGGCAGCGGGAAAATTACATTAGTTGGTATTGACACAGATAATGCTGGCCAACTTGTTGGTTACCTAGTACAAGGAAAACCAAGAATTACTCAGGTTGATTTTGATATGGATGACAAACTATTCATAGCTGGTAAAAAATTCTTAGAAATTGCTACTCCTGTTGGAGGTTGGGGCGCTTCTGAAGGTTCTATTCTTGCTAAAACAAAATACCGCAGTATAACTGGTGATTTAGATATTGTAACTTCTGATGAAGAAGAAAATCTTGTTGATATTGAAGAAGAATACTTCAATGAAGATGATCTTAAATCTACAAGACCTAAATTTGCTGGTGGAGATATACTTTTCACTCAAAACTCTTCTGAAACAGATGGGTTTGAAGCAGAACACCTTGTTTCTTTCACAAGACACCAAAAAGGTAAAGCAATGCTTGTTAAAATAGGCACAAAAAATGGCAAACCTCATGTGCAAAGTAAGCTTTTATTCAAATTAAATGGACAGAAAAAGGTAACTGGTGCTGCATTAGTTGGAGACAATCATTTTATTGTTTCTGCAAACGGACAGACAAAGTTTAAAATTTATTCTTTCAGTGGTGATGTTATCGCTACACCAACAATTAAATTAGATGGAAGCAATTTCAAACATGCAAATGGTGACCTTGCTTCTACGCAATCTTTTGATAAAAATAGTATTAATGACGTTGACAACGCATTAAGCTCTAAAGAAATTGATGGTGAATATTTTGGCGAATGGTATAGAGGTTACAACGATGCACACCAATATGCAGAAATGAAACTTTACCGTCCTGGTGTTTCTATTCAAAACTACCCTTCTTTAGATTTAAGTGAAGATAATTTCAATATCTCAAAAGAATCGAGAAGAAATTCTGCAAATGCAGATTTAGCTGATTACAGAAAAAATGCGGCTAAATTTACTTCACTAGGTAAAAATGATGGCTATGCTTTATTACGTTTCCCTGCTGCTTTAACAGTTTCTGATAAAACTACAATTCAAGTAGTAGAAACAACTTGGGGTAAATTAGCTAATTATGAATCACAAGCTGATGCAACAACTGCTTACAACGAGTTAGCATCTGTTTATGTAAAAGTTTCTACCGATCGTTTCTATACGCAAGGTTTTGAAAATAATGATTGGATCAAAATTGGCGATGCTCATATTGCTAATAATGAATTTACACTATCTAATATCAACGGAATTGAAGTTGGAGATAAAATTCAATGGATCAAAATAGTTGATGATCAATCTAAAACAGGTGACGGTTTCGATATTAATTTTATTTCTTCTTTCGAAAAATAA
- a CDS encoding co-chaperone GroES, giving the protein MSQVNIRPLADRVLIEPAAAESQTASGLFIPDNAKEKPQKGKVVAIGTGTKDEPLTVKVGDTVIYGKYSGTELNVDGTDYLMMRESDILAIV; this is encoded by the coding sequence ATGTCACAAGTTAACATTAGACCACTAGCAGACAGAGTTCTAATTGAGCCAGCAGCAGCAGAATCACAAACAGCTTCAGGATTATTTATTCCAGACAATGCGAAAGAAAAGCCTCAAAAAGGTAAAGTAGTAGCAATTGGAACAGGAACAAAAGATGAGCCGTTAACTGTAAAAGTTGGAGACACGGTAATTTATGGTAAATATTCTGGTACTGAACTTAATGTTGATGGTACAGATTATTTAATGATGCGTGAGTCTGACATCCTAGCGATTGTCTAA
- a CDS encoding histidine kinase, which produces MNKELLNFYKNSSLGIAVYKRIDEYKFEFVYYNKAGQEMDGVVGINYNGKLIDEVFPNIKNFGLLDLLEEVYHTGATKELPLSGYTVNNHLKLYRKNRVQKLEDDLVVSVYSDESKTQEYINRIEKENHILNKALDYTSHDLRGNLSTSLGVLELFETIEVQPDEKEYLLHVMKENLEKIDNNIHRLVRMLYKAISDKEENLSA; this is translated from the coding sequence ATGAACAAAGAACTATTAAATTTTTACAAAAATTCCTCCTTAGGAATTGCTGTATACAAACGTATTGATGAGTATAAATTTGAATTTGTGTATTATAATAAAGCCGGACAAGAAATGGATGGCGTGGTAGGTATAAATTATAACGGAAAGCTAATTGATGAGGTATTCCCAAATATTAAAAACTTTGGGTTATTAGATTTATTGGAAGAAGTTTATCATACTGGAGCTACAAAAGAATTACCATTATCAGGCTATACTGTAAATAACCATTTAAAATTATACAGAAAGAATAGAGTTCAAAAACTCGAAGATGACTTAGTTGTAAGTGTATATTCTGATGAATCTAAGACGCAAGAATATATCAATAGAATAGAAAAAGAAAACCATATATTAAACAAGGCTTTAGATTATACATCACATGATTTGAGAGGTAATTTATCTACCTCTTTAGGAGTGCTTGAATTGTTTGAAACAATTGAAGTACAGCCAGATGAGAAAGAATATTTATTGCATGTAATGAAAGAAAACTTAGAGAAAATCGATAACAATATACATCGGCTTGTCAGGATGTTATATAAAGCAATCTCTGATAAAGAAGAAAATTTGTCAGCATAA
- a CDS encoding MBL fold metallo-hydrolase, with product MKIEQIYTGCLAQGAYYIESNGEAAIVDPLRETKPYLDKAAKEGAKIKYIFETHFHADFVSGHVSLAEETGATIVFGPTAQTTYEAHIAEDGEVFSIGNIKIKVLHTPGHTTESSTFLVTDEKGKDVAIFSGDTLFIGDVGRPDLAVKSDLSREDLAGLLFDSLRNKIMSLADDVIVYPAHGAGSACGKNMSKETSDTLGNQKATNYALRADMKRDEFIKEVTTGLTAPPQYFPQNVKMNKEGYENIDSILERGNVGLSPALFEEVVNAEGALMLDTRSPQVFKDGFIPNSINIGVKGGFAPWVGALILDLKQPIVIIADEGAEEEVITRLSRVGYDNTLGFLEGGITAWAAAGKEVDSIESITAEELKDRLTSAISVIDARKTSEFASEHIDSKNVVNKPLDVINDEWNDLDKEATYYIHCAGGYRSMIASSILKSRGFEHIIDVKGGFKAIKEAGVDVTAFVCPSTL from the coding sequence ATGAAAATTGAACAAATTTATACAGGTTGTTTAGCACAAGGTGCTTACTATATTGAATCTAATGGGGAAGCTGCAATTGTAGATCCATTAAGAGAAACTAAACCTTATCTTGATAAAGCAGCAAAGGAAGGTGCTAAAATCAAATATATTTTTGAAACACATTTCCATGCAGATTTTGTGTCAGGTCATGTTTCTTTAGCAGAAGAAACAGGAGCTACAATTGTTTTTGGTCCTACTGCTCAAACTACTTACGAAGCACATATTGCTGAAGATGGTGAGGTATTCTCTATAGGAAATATCAAAATTAAAGTATTACATACACCAGGACATACTACGGAGTCTTCTACTTTTTTAGTAACGGATGAAAAAGGGAAAGATGTAGCCATATTCTCAGGAGATACTTTATTTATTGGTGATGTGGGAAGACCAGATTTGGCAGTTAAATCAGACCTTTCTAGAGAAGATCTTGCAGGGTTATTATTTGATTCTTTAAGAAATAAGATAATGTCTTTAGCAGACGATGTAATTGTTTACCCTGCTCATGGTGCAGGCTCTGCATGTGGGAAAAACATGAGTAAAGAAACGTCAGATACTTTAGGAAATCAGAAAGCAACAAATTATGCATTAAGAGCAGATATGAAGAGAGACGAATTTATTAAGGAAGTGACAACTGGACTAACAGCTCCTCCTCAATATTTCCCTCAGAATGTAAAAATGAATAAGGAAGGTTACGAAAATATAGATTCAATTTTAGAGAGAGGTAATGTCGGGTTAAGTCCAGCTTTATTCGAAGAGGTTGTAAATGCGGAAGGTGCATTAATGTTAGATACACGTTCTCCTCAAGTTTTTAAAGATGGGTTTATTCCAAACTCTATTAATATTGGTGTTAAAGGAGGGTTTGCTCCTTGGGTTGGTGCTCTAATTTTAGACTTAAAGCAACCTATAGTAATTATCGCAGATGAAGGAGCAGAGGAAGAAGTAATTACTCGTTTATCAAGAGTTGGTTATGATAATACTTTAGGGTTCTTAGAAGGAGGGATTACTGCTTGGGCAGCTGCAGGTAAAGAAGTAGATAGTATTGAATCTATTACTGCAGAAGAACTTAAAGATAGATTGACGTCAGCTATTTCTGTAATTGATGCTAGAAAAACATCAGAATTTGCTTCGGAACACATCGATAGTAAAAATGTTGTAAACAAACCACTTGATGTGATTAACGACGAGTGGAATGATTTAGACAAGGAGGCTACTTATTACATACATTGTGCAGGTGGTTACCGATCTATGATTGCATCTTCAATTTTAAAATCAAGAGGTTTTGAACATATAATTGATGTGAAAGGTGGTTTTAAAGCAATAAAAGAGGCAGGTGTAGATGTAACAGCATTTGTTTGCCCTTCTACATTGTAG
- a CDS encoding PCMD domain-containing protein: MQRINALLALGLSTTLFFSCSSSDDNGDPAILPEIGDAAFEDNLSLDKWENTDYGTNSDTYGTPTGWETSNPGTSFLSVVNVYEEKDDVISGSAAKLETKAIGITGIASSTFYTGAFKLDLSDPAKSAQLGVPFDKRPTSLSFSYKYTPGDNYQQFTGVTGTDITGIDSCLVYMYLQKRSGDDIKRIGTAALQSSETISDWTQKTLDVTYGEIPNAGAGFKLRPEETGWANADETPTHVIIVFASSSAGDYFRGSIGSLMYVDQLSISY; this comes from the coding sequence ATGCAACGCATTAACGCATTATTAGCTCTAGGGCTGTCTACAACTTTATTCTTTTCATGTTCTTCTTCTGATGATAATGGAGACCCTGCCATTCTACCAGAAATTGGAGATGCCGCATTTGAAGATAACTTATCTTTAGATAAATGGGAGAATACAGATTACGGTACAAACTCTGATACTTATGGCACTCCGACTGGATGGGAAACTTCAAATCCGGGTACATCATTTCTTTCTGTAGTAAATGTTTACGAAGAAAAAGATGATGTTATTAGTGGAAGTGCTGCAAAATTAGAAACAAAAGCAATTGGTATTACAGGTATAGCATCGTCAACATTTTATACTGGAGCTTTTAAGTTAGACCTTTCTGACCCTGCAAAAAGTGCTCAATTAGGCGTACCTTTTGATAAACGTCCTACATCTTTATCATTCAGTTATAAATATACTCCTGGTGATAACTACCAACAATTTACTGGAGTTACAGGAACTGATATTACAGGTATAGATTCTTGTTTAGTATACATGTATCTTCAGAAACGTAGTGGTGATGACATTAAAAGAATTGGTACAGCAGCTTTACAAAGCAGTGAAACAATCTCAGATTGGACACAAAAAACTCTTGATGTAACTTACGGTGAAATTCCAAACGCAGGCGCTGGATTTAAATTAAGACCAGAAGAAACAGGTTGGGCAAATGCAGACGAAACACCTACACATGTTATTATAGTTTTTGCATCTAGTAGTGCTGGAGATTACTTTAGAGGTTCTATTGGAAGTCTAATGTATGTAGATCAACTTTCTATTAGCTACTAA
- a CDS encoding porin family protein codes for MKISKILAVLFCTAFFTSPLFAQEEAPSRFRFGGRLGFNLGASVPMYFQNMPDRFSWNTGFNPSFGLVGEYKLKKERSSIHFELLYTRKGNSTTAHVVDQNFFISNTLASVTGEVATNINLNYIEIPIQFKTNISKKDNGLYVVAGLYFAYMVDGSFDGTVFTGSTIKDSSGEYQVGKDTPYDYSNDLVNFDWGTQFGIQKEIGDHFTVDTQISWGFSGIFPQGYEIVDPNLFNLYGKIGMTYKL; via the coding sequence ATGAAAATTTCAAAAATTTTAGCTGTACTATTTTGTACAGCTTTTTTTACATCTCCGTTATTTGCTCAAGAAGAAGCTCCAAGTAGATTTAGATTTGGTGGTAGATTAGGCTTTAATTTAGGAGCTTCAGTACCAATGTATTTTCAAAATATGCCCGATAGGTTTAGTTGGAATACAGGCTTTAACCCTTCTTTTGGTTTAGTTGGAGAATACAAATTAAAGAAAGAACGTTCTTCTATTCATTTTGAGTTATTGTATACAAGAAAAGGAAATTCTACTACTGCTCACGTTGTAGATCAAAATTTCTTTATTTCAAATACTTTAGCATCTGTTACTGGAGAAGTGGCTACTAACATTAACCTAAATTATATTGAAATTCCTATTCAATTTAAGACAAATATCAGTAAAAAAGATAACGGTCTTTATGTAGTGGCTGGTTTATATTTTGCCTACATGGTTGATGGAAGTTTTGATGGTACTGTTTTTACTGGTAGCACAATTAAAGATAGTTCAGGAGAATATCAAGTAGGAAAAGATACTCCCTACGATTATAGTAACGACTTAGTAAACTTTGATTGGGGAACGCAATTTGGCATTCAAAAAGAGATAGGAGATCACTTCACAGTTGATACTCAAATTTCTTGGGGCTTTAGTGGAATATTCCCTCAAGGATATGAAATTGTTGATCCAAACCTTTTTAACCTTTATGGTAAAATCGGGATGACTTATAAACTATAA